From the Streptomyces sp. NBC_00390 genome, the window ATCGGCGACTGGGACACCAGCCGGGCGGACAACGCGAGGTCCCGCTCGAGCTCGCGCAGCGTCGTCTGATCCGCGGCAAGGCCCAGAGCCCAGTACTCCCGCTGGTCGTCCTGTAGCCGCATGTTCCGGAATTCCACCTGCCGCGTGCTGCCGTCCTTGTGTCGCACCGGGAAGACTCCGGCCCAGCTGCTGCCGCCTTCCATGACCCGAATGAACATGTCCATCACAAGTCCGCGATCCTTCTCGTGGACCAGCAAACGGGCCGCGTACTGGCCGAGAGCCTCCTCTGCGGTGTAGCCGAACAGGGCCTCGGCCTGCGGACTCCAGAGATCGATCCTGCCCTCGGCATTGAGGAGGACGGCCGCCACGCTCAGTACATCGAGGAGGCCGCCGGATGTCGCAGCGACGTCCCTTGGGTCGGCACCAGGCGGGAAGGACTTGGCTGCGCACATCCCAGGCCCTCCTCACTGCGCACGTCGCCGCCCAGCTGTATCAGGACGGCGACCCACGACCGAGCCTCGGCTTCGGGGCTCCACCTCCTCCATCGTCGCCCCACAAGTGCCATTCGCGCAGCCATGGCGATCCTGTGCCCGGGCCTGCCGGCGCCGCCGGAGCTTGCCGAGGTCGTCCCCATCAGCGCCGGGTTCACGCCTCCGAACACCATCGGGCCTGCATGGCGGCCGCCACCGGGCGGCACATGCGCACCATCCTGATCCGGGTGAATGCGGGCGGCCCACAAGCGCTCGCTGTGCCGCGGCTCGGCCGCCGTGACCGCCGTGCCCTCCCTACGCCAGTGCGGTTCTCACGGTGGCAGTCGATGCCGTTCTCCTGGGCGTGCGGTCCCCGATGACCTGGGAGTTCCTGGGGGAGGCGGCTCCCCGCCGCAGAGACGACCGGGTTCGCGCCGATGTGCGCCCGACGGCCGGAGGCGGCGCCGGCATGCGCTATCGACGCGGCTGCGGCCTCCGTGTCCGTCGCTCGCGGTGCGGCGGTGGGTGAGGCCGCCGGTCATGTGGCCGCCGACCACCCGTTGCAACACGTCAGCAGGCGGTTACGGTCCATGTCGGTGCCGTCCGCAAGCGCGGTGCACCGTGGTGGCGCAGGCGCACTGCGTGCCGAACCTGCGACGGGCCGTCGCGAAGGAGCCGGCACGGTCCGAGCGGATCTGCTGGTAGAGGTGCCGGGTGACCTCGACCTCGCTGTTCGGCTCGCCGAGCGGGAGCCACTGGTCCAGTCGTGCGGCTCACCCAGTTTCATCTACGAGAGTCAAAAAACTCGGACGGCGATGTCGAGAACCCGTGACTGGCTTCGTCCCCGCAATGAAGGCGACCACAATGGGTCGCACCAGCACCGAGGAGAACCACGATGGCCAAGTACCTGCTGCTCAAGCACTACCGCGGCGCCCCGGCAGCGGTCAACGACGTGCCCATGGACCAGTGGAGCCCGGAGGAGATCTCGGCCCACATGCAGTACATGAACGACTTCGCGGCCCGGCTGGAGAAGACAGGCGAGTTCGTCGACGGTCAGGCGCTCGCCCCCGAGGGAGCGTGGGTCCGCTACGACGGTGAGGGGCGCCCGCCGGTCACCGACGGACCGTTCGCGGAGACCAAGGACCTCATCGCCGGCTGGATGATCATCGACGTCGACAGCTACGAGCGCGCCGTCGAGCTGGCGGGAGAACTGTCGGCCGCCCCTGGGGCGGGCGGCAAGCCGATCCACGAGTGGCTCGAGCTGCGCCCGTTCCTGACCGCGCCGCCCACCATCACGGAGTGACCCCATCGATGAACGAGGCACTGCTCCGGAGCCTTACACCGAGCGTGCTCGCCGTCCTCGTCCGCCGCGGAGCCGACTTCGCGGCGGCCGAGGACGCCGTGCAGGACGCACTGGTCGAGGCGGTCCGCGTCTGGCCGGCCGACCCCCCGCGGGACGCGAAGGGCTGGCTGGTCACCGTGGCCTGGCGCCGGTTCCTCGACGCGACCCGGGCGGACGCCGCCCGCCGCCGGCGTGAGGACCTCGTCGACGAGGAGCCGGCGCCCGGGCCCGCGCCCGCGCCCGCGGTGGACGACACGCTCCAGCTCTACTTCCTGTGCGCCCACCCGTCGCTGACGCCGTCGTCCGCGGTCGCGCTCACGCTGCGCGCCGTCGGCGGTCTGACCACCCGCCAGATCGCCCAGGCCTACCTGGTGCCCGAGGCGACCATGGCGCAGCGCATCAGCCGGGCCAAGCGCACCGTCTCCGGCGTGCGGTTCGACCAACCCGGCGATGTCGCCACCGTGCTGCGCGTCCTCTATTTGGTCTTCAACGAGGGCTACACCGGCGACGTCGACCTCGCCGCCGAGGCGATCCGGCTCACCCGGCAGCTCTCGGCCGCGATCGACCACCCCGAGGTGGCGGGGCTGCTCGCCCTCATGCTGCTCCACCACGCCCGGCGCGCCGCCCGGACCGCGCCTGACGGCAGCCTGGTGCCGCTCGCCGAGCAGGACCGCGGCCGGTGGGACACCAAGTCGATCGCCGAGGGCGTCGCGATCCTGCAGGCGGCCCTCGCCCGCGACCGGCTGGGCGAGTTCCAGGCCCAGGCCGCTATCGCGGCACTCCACGCTGACGCGCCCACCGCCGAGGAGACCGACTGGGTGCAGATCGTCGAGTGGTACGACGAGCTCGCGCGCCTGACCGACAGCCCGGTCGTCCGGCTCAACCGCGCGGTGGCCGTCGGCGAGGCCGACGGACCGCGCGCCGGCCTGGCGGCGCTCGCGGCGCTGGACAACTCTTCCCCAAGCTCTTCGAGCAGGAGATACCCCATCCCCCGCCACGCCGCGGTGGCGGCGTACCTCCACGAGCGCGAGGGCGACCTGGCGACGGCGGCGAGGCTGTACGCCGAGGCGGCCCAAAAGGCGCCCAACCTTGCCGAGCGCGACCACCTGACGCGCCAGGCCGCCCGGCTCAACGCCCGCAGGCGCCGCTGACGGGTCGCGCTCGGATTTTCCCGCAGCACTCGGAGCGGCCCCGTGGCCAGAGCAATCAATGGACCTGCCCGTTGAAGGTGACCCTGCAGCGACGGTTCGGCTGCCCGAGAAGCAGCCCACCCCGGCTCATCCACGAAGAGCCGGGAAACGGAACGAACGGCAGGACAGGACCATGGCCACCAGCGCGTCGAGGCTGGGCATCACGGTGACGCGTGGTGGGGCGAAGTGTGCGGTCCCGGTGGCCACGAGCGCTCACAGCCTGACGATCGGCCACAAGCCGACGGTCGCCGCCAGGAGGAGGCTGTGGCCGTTTGGCTCACTCGACGACCTGGACGAGCCCTGGCTTGCCCACCGTCGCCTTGAGCTGCGTTCGCTTGCCCTCCACCGAGCCGTCCGGTGCGAGGACGCGCGTGCCGACTCGGACGGTCGTCTCCACCGACCAGGTGCCGGCCGTCGCCGACACCGTCCAGTCGGCCGGGACCACGTGGTCGAAGGCGAGGAAGTGGGTGGGGACGCCGTTGCTCTTGAAGGGCTCGGCGTTGACGTCCTCCTCAGCCGCGGGAGCGAGGGGGACCTCGAACCGCACGAGGTCGCCCGCGTAAGTGGCGCGTACGGTCACGGGGGTCCCCGGCTGGACTCCCTCGGGGTGTTCCACGTCGATCGACAGACTGCCGAACTCCGGGACGTTGCGGGCGGCGTAGCAGACGTCCGCACCGGAGTGGGTCCGCGGTGCAGGCGTCCCCGTTCCGAGCAGCTGCTCCAGCAGTCCGAGCGCTTCCGCCCGCGCGTGCTTCGACAGGATCTCCATGGTTGCGTCGTTGGGCCCGCCCCCGCTTGCGCGGTGAGCGGCAGATGCATCCGCACAGGCATGGTGCTGTGGCAGTCCCGCTGTCACAGCACCGGCGCTGTCTGGGACGAGGTTCAGTTGGCGGGTGCTTGGTAGAGGCCGCGGCCGGCGCGGTGGGCGCGGGAGGTGGCGATGAGGCGGTCGAGGGTGCTGCGGATGGTGTTGATGTTGCCGGTGGTGTCATCGCGGCCGAGTGCCTCGGCGACGTCGCGTGCGCGCAGCGGAGTCTCGGGGGTGCGGGCCAGGACGGCGATGACCTGGTCGGTGAGGCCGCTGCCTGCCACCACGGCCTCGGAGGCGGGCGTGCGCCGTGCCGCCTTGGTCGCAGTGGCCTTGGCGGCGGTCTGCTTCTTGGACGGTTGCTTCGCCGCCTTGCCGTTCGCAGAGTTCTTGGGCGCGGCCTTCTTCTTCGAGCCCCCAGTCGTCTTGTTCGTCGTCGGGGGAGTCTGGTCCGTCGTGGTCTGAGCGGCGGCAGTGCTCTCGTCCACCGGCACGGATACGGTCTCGACCGCCGACGTCGGCTCCGGCTTGGTGTCGGTGGCAGGTTCGTCCGGCACGGACGGTGCAGCCTCGGTCTGCGGCTCAGCTGCACGCGGCTGGGGAACAGTGGCCGCCGACAGCGCGTTCAGCGCGGACAGCGCGCTGCGCACCGCTTCCAGTCGTTGGGAGACCGCGGCGAGGTGTTCTTCGAGTGTCTGCTGATGCTTTTCGAGTTGGGGAAGCTCCGCCTGCAGCAGCGCCGTTGTCGACTCGATGCTGTTCGTGTCTGCCGTCGCTGTCATGGTGCGCTCCTGATGGGGTCGGCTGTGCACGCCGTCTGCTGTGACATGCAGGGGTGTTGTGATGCAGGGTACGGGCTGCATTGTGATTCGCACCTGTCTGAGGCGCGGTTGAACAGAAGTACCCACCGCTCGACCCGGCATCGCTGCGACGCATCCGCGAACGGTCTTTCGGGCAGCGCGACGATCTCAGTCGTCATCGCCGGGTGTCATTCCCGAACCGAAGCCGAGCTACAAGTGCGAAGTTGGCGTGCACTGCCTGCCTATCCCCCGCAGGGGACCGGTTCTCACAAACACGTGGCAGATCAGGGTGAGGGAGCGATACGCTCCCCGCGATGATGACTCACTCTGTTGGCAGAATGGGGGTCCCGTCCGCGCAAGGTGAGTGCTGATGCTCACTGCGACTGTGAATGGGGATTCCCGCCTTTCCTTCTGGCTGCGCGTGCGAGAGTTCGCCGTGCCGCCGTCCATGATCGAGACTGCGACCGGCCGCCGTTGTGCCGGGGACTGGGCAGGAGCGTGTGCCGCCGCAGGCGTCGATGTCGATGTCGATCTCGATCTGCGTTTCGTGGGGCGTACCTATGGCCAGGAACTCGCGGCCCAGGTACGTGCCGATCTCCGCCATCTGGCTCCTGACCTGTTGCGCTGGCACATGCCGAGGATCGCTCCTGACGGCCTGCTGCGCCCGGGGCTGACCATCGCTCTGGATCGGTACGACGCTGCGGGGCGTGACGGCCCGTACCCGGTGCACCTCGTGGCCCGGACTCCGCCGGCCTGGGCGGATGCCGGTCAGCGGATCAGACTACGTCCCGGACTCGCCGCCCGAGTGGGCACGAGTGGTGACCATCGGGTCGGCTCCCACTGCTCGGTGAGGTGAGCCCTCTCAGGGTGGCGCGGATCTCAGATCTTGCCGGGCTCTTCGGAGATCACGAACACGAGCCTGTTGTGAGCAAGTCTGCCAGGCGATCCGCGAATTCGGTGAGCGAGTCCAGTTGTGGTCCGCTGCGGGCAATGCGGAATCCGTGGCGGCGGCCCCAGAACGCGGCCTGGACGGCATGGAACTGGGCCCAACGCCGGACGCGTTCGCGATCGAGTTCCGCAGCCTCGGCGAAGATGTCAAGAATGCGATGGACAGCCTTGGGCGGGTCGTCCGCTTCGAGGAGCGTCAGCGCGCGCGACTTGAGCAGGGTGCCGCCGTCGTAAGCGGGATCTCCCGCGTACCCCTTGGGGTCGACGGCCAGCCATGGTTCACGGTCGGCGCGCAGGATGTTTCTGGCGTGGAGGTCGCCGTGGATGAGGATGTCCGGCTGGACACGGCCCAGCTCGCGGACCGTCGCCACGGCGGCGTCCACCACATGACGCGACAGTGTGTGCGGCAGCTCCTCGGCATCCTTGCGTAGCTGCTCCTCCCAGGCGTCGGCCTGCTCCCGCAGCCGGGGCAGGCCGGGCGGCGCGGGGACGGCCAGCCGGCGATTGATCCGCGCTGCGACCGTCACCACCTCATCGCCGTCCTCGACCTCCGCCAGTGTCGACGTCCGGACCCGCTCGAGCAGCATCGCGAAGCACTTGTCGTCGCGCTCGTGCAGCAGAACAGCTCCGCGTCCACGCCACGCCACGAATGCGTCCGGCTCATACACGTTGCCGGGATGTGGAAACGACACCTTCAGCACGGCGGTCCCCCCCCCGGTCGGCCGTCGCACCGGGACGATGACCCCGACACCCCCGTGCATGACATCGCCGTCCGGCACACACTGCCAGCGCCCCAGCAACTCGTCCACGATCCTGGGCAGTCCGGCGAGCCATGCCGCTCCAGACTCTCCTTCCCGCTCGACAGTGCTCCGCGCGAACGTCTCCGGTATCTCGATCATTGGGGCACTTTACGGCCGGCCCGACACCGCCACCAGGCGGCCTGATGCCGGTGGCGGGCTTGTGCCGCCCTGCGCAGCGAGCGCGTGAACGGTAGGACTCGTCCGTCCGGGTGCCTTCCGGGTGTCGGGTGGCGGGAACGGTGTCCTTGCGGTGCGGGCGGCGTCGGGGTGCCGGGGCGGGTGCGTGAGGCGGCGCAGGAAGAGGGAGGAGACGATGCGATCGCCCGGTGGAGGCGTCCGGTCCACGGCGATGCGTTCACGTCGCCGGACTGACGCGGCTCGCCGCCCCGCACCGGGGTCGGCAGTGAAGAACGGCGCGGCTTGTACCGTGAGTCCGGCGCCCCTCGGATTGCCTGACCCGCAGCACTCGACCGTCTGGAGCCCGAAACCGTGCCCTTCACCTTCCGCAAGAGCTTCCGGATCCTGCCCGGCGTCCGCCTCATCATCGGCCGCGGTTCCTGGTCCATCACTCTCGGGGGCGGCCACGGCCCCCGCCACACCATCAGCAGCACCGGACAGCGCACCACGTCGGTGAACCTGCCCGGACCGTTCGGCTTCCACCGCACCACGCGCCGTCGGCGCCGGACCGGTCAGTAGGTGGCACCCGCACCACCCTCCGACACGATCCGCTGCTGCTTGCCAGGGACGTAGAGGAGCTGAAGACCGAGGCCCGGCCCCGGAATGCCGGGGCCGGGCAGACGAGGGCGACTCAGAAGCTGAAGAGCTGAGTCACCTCTCCTTGCATCACGCAGCTGTTGGGGAACGTCGCCTCATGGGAGATACGGCGTCCCTCCCACACCCCGTCGAGGGTGACCGTGACGGGATCGTAGATCCGCGTGCAGTAGCGAGAGGGTTCGTCGTTCGACAGCAGCGAGGGTCGCCCCTCCACGCTCTGCAGCTCCGCGCATGCGGCAGGTGCGTCGGGGTGGTCCCCGCCGGGGTCCGGGTTGCACCGCAGGGTCACCGCTCGCTGCACTGTCGCGCTACGCGCGCTCTCTCCCTTGCCGATGGTCAGTACCATTGCCGACGGTGCGTACAGGCTCTTCGGCTGGGCCGCCTCGGCATGCGCCGGGCCGGCGAACAGAACGCTCATGCCCGTCACCAGCCCTGCGGCTCCCAGGGCCTTTCCCGCGAGTCGTCGCATGGGATCACTCCTTTGTTCGAGACATCAGGGGGTGCCAAGGAGCCTTGCGCACATATGAGCTGAAAGCACATCGGACATGTCTTTCCTGGACACGTCTCTCCGTCGGCGCATGGCCGGTATCCCCATCCTTCGAGGTCGGGGGGTCTGCGACTCCGGCTGAACACCCCTCCTGGCACACGGTTCCCTTGCCTTCGCACCGCCCCTTCCGTCTTCCCACCAGCCGCCTGACGACGCACCACCCTGGCGTCGGCCGCCCCACCTCGGCCGAAAAGACCCTCCTCTTTCGCCCGCTTCACACGTGACGGCCCCGAATGCGTCCCTGGATCCTGGCGGTGGCGGAAGACGCCGGCTCCTGCCTGCGGCGCTCCCCGCTCTGGCGAAGGGCCCGTGCTGGCGGCCGTGAGAGGGCCGTGGCGGCGGCCCGGGGTGGCGTCTGCCGCCGGCGACAGGCGCTGCTGCGCCGTGCGCCCGCCGGGCCTCACGTCCGCCGTGGCCGCGGGCGTTCCTCGTGCCCTGTCGGGTCGTGGGGTTGATGCCGCTGTTCCGGTTACGTGAGGGAATCTTGCCGCGACGAGCAACCCCGAGCATGCGGCGGCCGTCTTGATCCACAGCAAGGCCGTTCGCCGCACCCGCCGAAGGTGACGGGCGGCTCCCCGATTCCCAAGTGTCAGGCCCAGAGCGCCAGGCGACTATACGCAGAATGTATACATGCTGTGTATAGTCGCGCGGCGGTCGGCGTCCTGGCCGCGCACGGAAGGCACCCATGCACAGCAAGGCATTCGCACCCGAGTACCAAGGCGCCCTCACCGATCTGTCGGTGAACGCCTCTCTGACGGACGTACTCGCCAAAGGCATCCAGCACTTGAGGGCGGCCCAGGTCTCCGGCTCACAGCAGGAGGTGGCACGCTCCGGGCTCGCCGTGGCCGAGGCACACCGCAGACTGGGCAACGTCGAGGAAGCGGATCAGGCGTGGAAGGCCAGCTACCGGGCCGCCCGCTCGGCCGGTGACATGGGGGCGATGGCCTGGGCGCTGTGGAGCGGCGGCACGCTCGCCCGCCAGAGGGGCGCGCTGGCGCTCGCCTTCCGGCTGCTGGGGCTCGCCGCCGAGATGGGCAAGCGCGGCGGCGACATCGTGGCCCGCGGATATTCCCTCGCGGGCCTGGCGGAGACCGGACGCATCCAGGGCGACTACGAGGCCGTCGCCGTCCTGCACGAGCAACTGCTCGCCGAGGCGCGCAAACGCGGCGAAGCACGTCACACCGTGTGGGCGCTGGAGGGCATCGCGCAGATTCACCGCAACACCGGCTCCTACGACACGGCCCTTGCGATGTTCGAGGAAGCGGCGGAGATAGCCGGGAAGGCCGACGACCGGCGCGGCCGGGCATGGGCCTTGCGCGGCATGGCCGACATCGTTTCCCTGCGGGACGACGACCCGGAACGCGCCCTCGCCCTGCTCGCCGAGGCCGAACTCACCTGCCGCGAGATGAAGTTGTCCAGCGCTCTCGCCTACAACCACAAGATGCGCGCCAACGTGCTCTTCCGGGCCCGTCGTTACGACGAAGCTCGCGAGGTCTACGAGGAGGCGCTCACCGAGTTCCGCGCCATGAGCGAGCCGCGGGGCGAGGCACTGGCCCGGCTCGGGCTGGTCAAGGCGCTCGCCCATCTCGGCCGCGACCGCGCCGAGACCGCGGCGGACCTGGACGAGTTGCGCCGGACTCTCGACCGGATCGGTCTGCGTCACGCCCGGGACATGGTCGACAAGGCGCACGCCGAACTCGGAACAGCGCCGCTCGCCACCCCGGCAGCCGAGGAAGGCGGCCACCGATGACACCGCCGGCAACAGCCCGGACCACCGCACCCCAGATTCTCGCCCGCTGCCGCGACCTCGTACGGCCCTCCCTCGCGGAAGCCGTCCAGCGTCTTCATCCGTGGCCGGCCGAGATGGCCGCCTACTCGCTCGGCTGGAGCGACGTCGACGGCACGCCCACCCCCGGCTCGCAGGGCAAGGGAGTACGTCAGGCGCTCACCGTGCTCTGTGCCGAGGCCGCCGGCGCGCCCGGGGAGAACGCCGTCGTCGGCGCGGTCGCCGTCGAGCTGATCCACACCTTCTCGCTCCTGCACGACGACATCATGGACGGCGACGAGACCCGGCGGCAGCGCCCGGCCGTCTGGAGGGCGTACGGCACCGGCC encodes:
- a CDS encoding YciI family protein produces the protein MAKYLLLKHYRGAPAAVNDVPMDQWSPEEISAHMQYMNDFAARLEKTGEFVDGQALAPEGAWVRYDGEGRPPVTDGPFAETKDLIAGWMIIDVDSYERAVELAGELSAAPGAGGKPIHEWLELRPFLTAPPTITE
- a CDS encoding aminoglycoside phosphotransferase family protein, with product MIEIPETFARSTVEREGESGAAWLAGLPRIVDELLGRWQCVPDGDVMHGGVGVIVPVRRPTGGGTAVLKVSFPHPGNVYEPDAFVAWRGRGAVLLHERDDKCFAMLLERVRTSTLAEVEDGDEVVTVAARINRRLAVPAPPGLPRLREQADAWEEQLRKDAEELPHTLSRHVVDAAVATVRELGRVQPDILIHGDLHARNILRADREPWLAVDPKGYAGDPAYDGGTLLKSRALTLLEADDPPKAVHRILDIFAEAAELDRERVRRWAQFHAVQAAFWGRRHGFRIARSGPQLDSLTEFADRLADLLTTGSCS
- a CDS encoding tetratricopeptide repeat protein — encoded protein: MHSKAFAPEYQGALTDLSVNASLTDVLAKGIQHLRAAQVSGSQQEVARSGLAVAEAHRRLGNVEEADQAWKASYRAARSAGDMGAMAWALWSGGTLARQRGALALAFRLLGLAAEMGKRGGDIVARGYSLAGLAETGRIQGDYEAVAVLHEQLLAEARKRGEARHTVWALEGIAQIHRNTGSYDTALAMFEEAAEIAGKADDRRGRAWALRGMADIVSLRDDDPERALALLAEAELTCREMKLSSALAYNHKMRANVLFRARRYDEAREVYEEALTEFRAMSEPRGEALARLGLVKALAHLGRDRAETAADLDELRRTLDRIGLRHARDMVDKAHAELGTAPLATPAAEEGGHR
- a CDS encoding RNA polymerase sigma factor, with the translated sequence MNEALLRSLTPSVLAVLVRRGADFAAAEDAVQDALVEAVRVWPADPPRDAKGWLVTVAWRRFLDATRADAARRRREDLVDEEPAPGPAPAPAVDDTLQLYFLCAHPSLTPSSAVALTLRAVGGLTTRQIAQAYLVPEATMAQRISRAKRTVSGVRFDQPGDVATVLRVLYLVFNEGYTGDVDLAAEAIRLTRQLSAAIDHPEVAGLLALMLLHHARRAARTAPDGSLVPLAEQDRGRWDTKSIAEGVAILQAALARDRLGEFQAQAAIAALHADAPTAEETDWVQIVEWYDELARLTDSPVVRLNRAVAVGEADGPRAGLAALAALDNSSPSSSSRRYPIPRHAAVAAYLHEREGDLATAARLYAEAAQKAPNLAERDHLTRQAARLNARRRR
- a CDS encoding subtilase-type protease inhibitor; this encodes MRRLAGKALGAAGLVTGMSVLFAGPAHAEAAQPKSLYAPSAMVLTIGKGESARSATVQRAVTLRCNPDPGGDHPDAPAACAELQSVEGRPSLLSNDEPSRYCTRIYDPVTVTLDGVWEGRRISHEATFPNSCVMQGEVTQLFSF
- a CDS encoding DUF4236 domain-containing protein produces the protein MPFTFRKSFRILPGVRLIIGRGSWSITLGGGHGPRHTISSTGQRTTSVNLPGPFGFHRTTRRRRRTGQ